The genomic region GGCAACACCTACGTGATGCTGACCCGTCTGGAAGTCAATTTCCCGGAGGACTCCCTTACCCGGTGCCGCGTCGGCAAGGAGTGGGACACCCGCGAGGACAGTGAGATCGCTGTGGCCGCTGGGCCCGAGGAGTACCGGGCTCTCCGCGCCGAGCAACTCCCCGCGCTTCTCACGGCCGGTCCTGAGGATGCGGCTCTGATGGTCAAGCAGTGGGGCATGTTGCCCTTCTCCGATGTCGTCACCAAAGAGACCCGGCACGTCGCCTCGGGCGAACCCGTGCCGCTGCGCGACGAGTTCCCCACACTTCGTCTGCGTCTGGGGAACCGCATCAACAATTACAGCCTGCTGCAGTGCTCCGAGTTGGAGGAAGTGCTCCGCACCCCGAACGGCATCCGGCCGACACCGCTCAGGAGCGCACTGCTGGGCACCACCGTGCTGGTGCTCACGCCCGAGGACCGGTTGTCGGCGCTCATGGCCGCGGACCTTGAACTCCGTTGGGGATTGGGCCGATCCGGATGCGAGGCGGTGTTGGCGGCGCAAGAACGACAGGAGCAGGACCAGAAGGTGCAGACCGCCCTCCGAGCTGTGCGGGAGTCCCCTGCGGTCGTGGACAAACTCCGACTTCTGCTCGGTGCGGACACCCTGCGTCGTGGGCTTCCTGCCGGCCTCCTGGAGAGCGAGCGCGCAGACCTCGACGGAGCGGACCCGTCCCCACAGCGCATCGCTCAGATGGCGTTCAACGCGCACGGCGACGGAGTACTCCAGATCCACGTGAAAGACCTGGCTGCCGCGTATCCCAGCATCGCCCCGTCGTCGTTCACCGGCGCGGGCTCTGCGATCAAGTTCATCTCGGACCTCGGCTTCCCCGATTCCTTCGCAGGTTCCCGTGCCCCCGCATTGAACCCGAAAATCGACGTGCCGGGTCCTTCCGAGTTCCCTCGTCTCCACGACTACCAGGAGCGACTCGCCACCAACGTCTTCTCCATGCTGGACCGTCTCAGCCCTCAGCGCGGGATGCTCTCCCTGCCCACGGGCGCAGGAAAGACCCGGGTCACCGCCGAAGCCGTCATCCGCTGGGTCAAGCAGAACGAAAAGCTCGACGGGCCGATCCTGTGGATCGCTCAGACGGAAGAGCTCTGCGAACAGGCCGTACAGAGCTGGCAGTTCGTGTGGTCGAAGGTAGGTGCTGAGACGGAACTGGCCATCAGCAGGTTCTGGTCGACGAACGAGGCCGGACCGGTCGAAGGGCGACCGCACCTGATCGTGGCCACGGACGCCAAACTCCGCATCAACCTCGGCACCGAGGCGTACGCCTGGCTCAGGGACGCAGCACTGGTCATCGTGGACGAAGCACACATGGCGATCGCTCCGCAGTACACGGAGATCCTGGACCACCTCGGTCTGAATCAGTACCGCACCGACCGTCACCTGCTCGGCCTGACCGCGACGCCCTTCCGGAACACCAATGTCGACGAGACCCAGCGCCTGATCCGGAGGTTCGGTGGAAGGCGTTTGGACGAGGGCATCTTCCTTTCGGGCGACCCTTACGACGAGCTTCAGAAATTGGGCATGCTGGCACGCGTCGAGCACCGCGAGTTGGCCGGCGGCACCATCGAGTTGACTCGGGACGAGAAGGAACGGACCGACCAGCTCAGCATCTTGTCCAAGGCCGCCGAGCAACGTCTGGCGGACGACCACGACCGAAATCGACGCATCATCGACGAGATCCGGCGTATGCCCGCCGATTGGCCGGTCCTCGTCTTCGCGACCTCCGTGAGTCACGCCAAGTTCCTGGCCGCGAAGCTCAACGACCAGCACATCTCGGCGGCCGCCGTCGATTCGGCCACCTCATCCACCGACCGGCGGAATCGGATCGCCGCGTTCCGTTCCGGCCGAACGCGGGTCCTCACCAACTACGGTGTTCTGTCCCAGGGGTTCGACGCACCGGCTACCCGGGCAGTGGTCGTCGCCCGACCGACCTACAGCCCGAATATCTACCAACAGATGATCGGCCGCGGTCTGCGCGGGCCCCGCAACGGTGGCAAGGAAACCTGCCTGATCCTGAACGTTCGTGACAACATCACCAATTACGGCAAGGCTCTCGCCTTCACCCAGTTCGAGCACCTGTGGAGCGACAAGTGACCGACCCCTTCGTCGACAGCCCGCCGCTCACCGATGAACAGCGAGCCGTCGTGGAACAGCCCTGGGACGCACGCGTCCTGGTGACCGCCGGGGCGGGTTCGGGCAAGACCCACACGCTCGTGCGGCGGCTCGACGCCCTGGTGGGTCACGAGGAAGAGGCGTTGGGGGCGGGCGAGATCCTCGTCCTCAGCTTCTCGCAGGCCGCTGTACGCGAACTCCGGCAGCGGATCTCGACGCACGGACAACGGGCCCGACGGGTGCGGGTGCAGACCTTCGATTCCTGGGCGTACGGCCTGTTGACGCAGGCGTTCCCGGACGAGGAGTGGGGCCAGTACTCGTTCGACGAGCGAATCCGTCAGGCGACCGCTGCGATCACGAAGGGTGCGGTGGAGGCGACCGAGCTCGGTGCCCCTGCCCACGTGGTGATCGACGAGGTACAGGATCTCGTCGGCGACCGTCGGAACATGGTGGAGACGCTGCTGGACCGGTTTCAGAACTCGTGCGGGTTCACCGTCGTCGGTGACTCCGCACAGTCCATCTACGGGTTCCAGATCGCCGACCTCGACGCTCGGGCCGCCGAGACCGACTACTTCTTCGCCTGGCTGCGCACCTCGTACTTCGACGACCTCGTCGAGCTGCACCTGACGGAGAACTTCCGGGCCGACAGCGACGAAGCGAGGACTGCGCTGCCGCTCGGCCCGGCGCTCCAACAGCTCGGTTCCGACCCGGATGGGCCGGATGCAGCGGGCGAGCGGCTGCACCGCAGGCTGCGCGATCTCCTGCACGGTCTGCCCGACCTCGGCGAGCTCGCCACCCCGTTCAATCTGGACTCGCTGAAGGCGTTCCCCGGTACCTGCGCGATCCTCACCCGCGACAACCGTCAAGCGCTGGTGGTGTCGGAGACACTGTTCACGCACGGGGTACCGCACACCCTGAAGCGTTCTCTCAGAGACCGTCCGGTGCCGTACTGGGTCGCGGAACTGCTGCGCCGCACCGAGGCATCCACCCTCGCAGAGGAGCGCTTCCGGGAGCTCCTCGCCGATATTCCGTTGCCCGAAGACGCGGAAGTGGACCGTCTGTGGCATGCACTACGTCGAGCTGCACGCGGCCCGCGCGGGTTCATCGACGTACCGCAGGTACGCAGCCTGGTGGCCGAAGGGCGGTTCCCCGACGACCTCGCGGCCTCGGAGCCGTCCCGGTTGGTCGTGTCGACAGTCCATCGTGCCAAGGGCCTGGAGTTCGATCGCGTGCTCGTCGTGACGCCTCCCTCCCTCTCCGAACTGCGCAAGCAGGGTTTGGAAGTGGACTCCGCAGCTGAGGC from Streptomyces sp. NBC_01267 harbors:
- a CDS encoding UvrD-helicase domain-containing protein translates to MTDPFVDSPPLTDEQRAVVEQPWDARVLVTAGAGSGKTHTLVRRLDALVGHEEEALGAGEILVLSFSQAAVRELRQRISTHGQRARRVRVQTFDSWAYGLLTQAFPDEEWGQYSFDERIRQATAAITKGAVEATELGAPAHVVIDEVQDLVGDRRNMVETLLDRFQNSCGFTVVGDSAQSIYGFQIADLDARAAETDYFFAWLRTSYFDDLVELHLTENFRADSDEARTALPLGPALQQLGSDPDGPDAAGERLHRRLRDLLHGLPDLGELATPFNLDSLKAFPGTCAILTRDNRQALVVSETLFTHGVPHTLKRSLRDRPVPYWVAELLRRTEASTLAEERFRELLADIPLPEDAEVDRLWHALRRAARGPRGFIDVPQVRSLVAEGRFPDDLAASEPSRLVVSTVHRAKGLEFDRVLVVTPPSLSELRKQGLEVDSAAEARTLYVAMTRPREDLYRVACPDSSQVRRHRPTERLYIGGWKPHQRFGIVASEFDISREEPPGAHDPDASAPVVQDYLVRNVRAGDAVVLRRLHDMPMGPDQSPPYTLYHGDQPIGVASEQFCRDLHQVEKVSRNWEISWPLEIDGFRVSALESVAGSVAAGTGARLGGHGLWVVPRLSGIGRYRRDARAEKENQE